One part of the Marinihelvus fidelis genome encodes these proteins:
- the rsxD gene encoding electron transport complex subunit RsxD has translation MTRAFSSGPAPHMPAPPTVAGVMTQVLIALVPGIIASAWFFGPGVLVQIVLASGFALAFEALFLRCRGRALQPFISDGSAVVTAVLFALCVPPLAPWWVAAIGMAAAIGLAKHLYGGLGQNPFNPAMVGYVVALVCFPAAMTQWLSPREIATAVPDLAAVLQAIFTGTLPGTLSIDAVTRATPLDSLKTGVEAGRFVSEIRQSPVFGDFGGRGWEWIANAYALGGLWLMYRRIISWHVPVAVIGSVLLISLPAWLLDPGANPEPLQHVFSGGLVLGAFFIATDPVSGCASPRGRLIFGAGVGIITLVIRRWGGYPDGVAFGVLLMNMAAPLIDRYTRPRVYGR, from the coding sequence ATGACGCGCGCGTTTTCCAGCGGGCCCGCACCGCATATGCCCGCACCGCCGACGGTGGCCGGAGTCATGACCCAGGTGCTGATTGCACTGGTGCCCGGGATCATCGCCAGCGCCTGGTTCTTCGGGCCCGGCGTGCTGGTGCAGATCGTGCTGGCGTCGGGTTTCGCGCTGGCCTTCGAGGCGCTGTTTCTGCGCTGTCGCGGCCGCGCGCTGCAGCCGTTCATCAGCGACGGCTCGGCAGTGGTCACCGCGGTGCTGTTCGCGCTCTGTGTGCCGCCCCTCGCGCCCTGGTGGGTCGCGGCCATCGGCATGGCCGCGGCGATCGGCCTGGCCAAGCACCTGTATGGCGGCCTGGGCCAGAACCCTTTCAACCCGGCGATGGTCGGCTACGTTGTTGCCCTGGTCTGCTTTCCCGCGGCGATGACACAGTGGCTGTCACCGCGCGAGATCGCCACTGCCGTCCCCGACCTGGCGGCGGTGCTACAGGCCATTTTCACCGGCACCCTGCCTGGAACGCTCAGCATTGATGCGGTGACCCGCGCCACGCCGCTGGACAGCCTGAAAACCGGCGTCGAGGCCGGCCGTTTTGTCAGCGAAATCCGCCAGTCGCCGGTGTTTGGCGATTTCGGTGGCCGTGGCTGGGAATGGATCGCCAATGCCTACGCGCTCGGCGGCCTGTGGTTGATGTACCGCCGCATCATCAGCTGGCACGTGCCGGTGGCGGTCATCGGCAGCGTCCTGCTGATCAGCCTGCCGGCCTGGCTGCTGGACCCGGGCGCCAACCCGGAACCGTTGCAACACGTGTTTTCCGGGGGGCTGGTGCTGGGCGCGTTCTTTATCGCCACCGACCCCGTGAGTGGTTGCGCCAGCCCGCGCGGGCGACTCATCTTTGGCGCCGGCGTCGGCATCATCACGCTGGTGATCCGCCGCTGGGGCGGCTACCCGGACGGCGTGGCTTTCGGAGTTTTGCTGATGAACATGGCGGCGCCGCTGATCGACCGCTACACGCGGCCGCGGGTGTACGGACGATGA
- the rsxC gene encoding electron transport complex subunit RsxC, whose protein sequence is MILDEVNAVGERLHRFPGGLRLRHHKQVACQQPVERPPLPAVLVVPMRQQAGPEATPVVSVGDPVLKGQLIGGDPSGLGARVHAPSSGRVTAVEQRRIGHPTGQTGTCVVIKTDGLDEWPPTEPVPDWREACAVDLQAQIQAAGVVGLGGAVFPTDRKLDGGRAAGIHTVIINGAECEPWIACDEMLMREHPRRVVTGTLVLMRAAGAEHGVIAIEDQMGAVGAALERAAVELGDDRVRVVRIPTIYPEGGERQLIQTLTGLEVPAGGLPQDLGILCQNVATADAARAAVIDGQPLLERNVTVTGNGVARPRVLRALLGTPVGELVTAAGGYTPGAARLVIGGPMMGYALHDDSEPVVKATNCVLVLDQAEIRPTQPEMPCIRCGECARVCPARLMPQDLQFFIRSGQLDSATDIGLEACIECGCCDAVCPSHIPLAEWFRHGKAESRHQARERAFADRARERHQAREARLEQAKAEKAARMARRKLKLVSDDERKRQVARAIERAKAAREKQAGAPPSTPRDGEPDE, encoded by the coding sequence ATGATTCTCGACGAAGTGAACGCCGTGGGCGAGCGCCTGCACCGCTTTCCGGGCGGGTTGCGGCTTCGCCATCACAAGCAGGTCGCTTGCCAGCAACCGGTCGAGCGGCCGCCGCTGCCGGCCGTGCTGGTGGTGCCGATGCGCCAGCAGGCCGGGCCCGAGGCGACGCCGGTGGTCAGCGTAGGTGACCCGGTGCTGAAAGGGCAGCTCATTGGCGGCGACCCATCCGGCCTGGGCGCGCGCGTGCATGCGCCCTCCTCGGGGCGGGTCACGGCGGTCGAGCAGCGGCGTATCGGCCACCCCACGGGGCAGACGGGTACCTGCGTGGTGATCAAAACCGACGGCCTCGATGAATGGCCCCCCACCGAGCCGGTCCCGGACTGGCGCGAAGCCTGTGCCGTCGACCTGCAGGCACAGATCCAGGCCGCCGGCGTGGTCGGCCTGGGGGGCGCGGTCTTTCCCACCGATCGCAAACTGGACGGCGGCCGCGCCGCCGGCATCCACACGGTCATCATCAACGGCGCGGAGTGTGAGCCGTGGATCGCCTGCGACGAGATGCTGATGCGCGAGCATCCGCGCCGGGTCGTAACCGGCACGCTGGTGCTGATGCGCGCCGCGGGCGCCGAACACGGCGTCATCGCCATCGAGGACCAGATGGGCGCGGTGGGCGCCGCGCTGGAACGGGCGGCCGTTGAACTGGGCGATGACCGTGTCCGCGTGGTGCGTATTCCGACCATCTACCCCGAAGGGGGTGAGCGACAACTGATACAGACCCTGACCGGGCTGGAAGTCCCGGCCGGCGGCCTGCCGCAGGACCTGGGCATTCTCTGCCAGAACGTGGCCACCGCCGACGCGGCCCGCGCTGCGGTCATTGATGGCCAGCCACTGCTGGAGCGCAATGTCACGGTGACCGGCAACGGCGTGGCCCGGCCCCGTGTCCTGCGCGCCCTGCTGGGCACGCCCGTGGGCGAGCTGGTGACCGCCGCGGGTGGCTACACGCCGGGTGCCGCGCGCCTGGTGATCGGCGGCCCGATGATGGGCTACGCCCTGCACGATGACAGCGAGCCGGTGGTCAAGGCCACGAACTGCGTGCTGGTCCTGGACCAGGCCGAGATCCGGCCGACACAGCCGGAAATGCCGTGTATCCGCTGTGGCGAATGCGCCCGCGTGTGCCCGGCGCGGCTGATGCCGCAGGACCTGCAGTTCTTCATCCGCTCCGGGCAACTGGACAGCGCCACCGATATCGGCCTTGAAGCCTGTATCGAGTGCGGTTGCTGTGATGCGGTCTGCCCCAGCCACATCCCGCTGGCCGAGTGGTTCCGTCATGGCAAGGCCGAGAGCCGTCACCAGGCCCGTGAGCGCGCGTTTGCCGACCGCGCACGGGAACGACACCAGGCCCGCGAGGCCCGGCTTGAGCAGGCGAAAGCGGAGAAGGCCGCCCGCATGGCGCGGCGCAAGCTGAAACTCGTCAGCGATGACGAGCGCAAGCGCCAGGTTGCCCGCGCCATCGAACGCGCCAAGGCCGCGCGTGAGAAACAGGCCGGCGCGCCACCATCCACGCCGCGCGACGGGGAGCCGGACGAATGA
- a CDS encoding electron transport complex subunit E — protein MNDNGPSMGTLFTDAAWRQNTGLVVLLGLCPLLAVSGTVINGLGLGLATTFVLLVSNLSVSLLRGWLRPEIRIPAFVLIIASAVTAIDLLMQAWFHDLYSVLGIFIPLIVTNCAIIGRAEAFAARNRPLAAAVDGIGTGLGFCLTLVALGALRELAGHGTLFAGAEMMFGDWARHIEIPVIPNHPGFLLAILPPGAFIGLGLLIAARNALLARRERRQAEPLSTERPTLGEQA, from the coding sequence ATGAATGACAACGGGCCATCCATGGGCACCCTGTTCACCGACGCGGCATGGCGGCAAAACACCGGCCTGGTGGTGTTGCTGGGCCTGTGCCCCTTGCTGGCCGTGTCCGGCACCGTCATCAACGGACTGGGCCTGGGCCTGGCGACCACGTTCGTGTTGTTGGTCTCCAACCTGTCGGTGTCGCTACTACGCGGCTGGCTGCGCCCGGAGATCCGCATTCCCGCATTCGTGCTGATCATCGCCTCGGCAGTCACCGCCATCGACCTGCTGATGCAGGCCTGGTTCCACGACCTCTACAGCGTACTGGGCATCTTCATTCCATTGATCGTCACCAACTGCGCCATCATCGGACGCGCCGAGGCATTCGCGGCACGCAACCGCCCGCTGGCCGCCGCCGTCGACGGCATTGGCACCGGGCTGGGTTTCTGTCTGACCCTGGTGGCGCTGGGTGCGCTGCGCGAACTGGCCGGGCACGGCACGCTGTTCGCCGGCGCGGAGATGATGTTTGGCGACTGGGCCCGGCATATCGAGATTCCGGTCATCCCCAATCACCCGGGCTTCCTGCTGGCGATCCTGCCGCCGGGCGCGTTTATCGGCCTGGGCCTGCTGATCGCCGCGCGCAACGCCCTGCTGGCGCGACGCGAGCGGCGGCAGGCCGAACCCCTGTCCACTGAACGGCCGACGCTGGGAGAACAGGCATGA
- the nth gene encoding endonuclease III yields the protein MNAADRHEFFRRLREHDPKPTTELNYDSAFELLIAVILSAQATDVGVNKATARLFPVANTPQAILDLGLDGLKSYVRTIGLYNAKATNIIATCEILLREHGGEVPQTREALQALPGVGRKTANVVLNTAFGQPTMAVDTHIFRVSNRTGLAPGKTPLAVEKKLLKNVPAEFLQDAHHWLILHGRYTCIARKPKCGECLVADLCRHAKAEARKAARAQ from the coding sequence ATGAACGCCGCCGACCGCCACGAGTTTTTCCGCCGCCTGCGTGAGCACGACCCGAAACCGACCACGGAATTGAACTACGACTCCGCGTTCGAGTTGCTGATCGCCGTGATCCTGTCCGCGCAGGCCACCGATGTCGGCGTCAACAAGGCCACCGCGCGCCTGTTCCCGGTGGCCAACACGCCGCAGGCGATTCTCGACCTGGGCCTGGACGGGCTGAAGTCCTATGTCCGCACCATCGGGCTGTATAACGCCAAGGCCACCAATATCATCGCCACCTGTGAAATCCTGCTGCGCGAGCATGGCGGCGAAGTGCCACAGACCCGCGAAGCGCTACAGGCCCTGCCCGGCGTCGGCCGAAAGACCGCCAACGTGGTCCTGAACACGGCCTTCGGGCAGCCCACCATGGCTGTCGACACGCATATCTTCCGCGTCTCCAACCGCACCGGCCTGGCGCCCGGCAAGACCCCGCTGGCCGTGGAAAAGAAGCTGCTGAAGAACGTGCCCGCCGAGTTTCTCCAGGACGCCCATCACTGGCTGATCCTGCACGGGCGCTACACCTGCATCGCCCGCAAGCCCAAATGCGGCGAATGCCTGGTGGCCGACCTGTGCCGCCACGCAAAGGCCGAGGCGCGCAAGGCCGCGCGGGCCCAATAG
- the rsxG gene encoding electron transport complex subunit RsxG — MSEDSALRSGLTLALIAVAGVALLTAVHMLTDDRIAAQQRDAVARRLAQVLAPDRYDNDLLHDVIEVTDPETFGHPGPARVFRARRNGEPVAVIMEVTAPNGYNGAIDLLVGVLADGTVSGVRVVRHRETPGLGDPIEARRSDWITRFNGRALGDPPAEGWAVHRDGGEFDQFTGATITPRAVVAAIRRALVYEQQHRQALYQGDEGNE; from the coding sequence ATGAGTGAAGACAGCGCCCTGCGCAGCGGCCTGACCCTGGCGCTGATTGCCGTGGCCGGCGTCGCGCTGCTGACCGCCGTGCACATGCTGACCGATGACCGCATCGCGGCGCAGCAGCGTGATGCCGTGGCCCGCCGCCTGGCCCAGGTGCTGGCGCCGGACCGCTACGACAACGACCTGCTACACGATGTGATCGAGGTCACCGACCCGGAGACCTTCGGCCACCCGGGCCCGGCGCGCGTCTTTCGCGCCCGCCGGAACGGCGAGCCGGTCGCCGTAATCATGGAGGTCACGGCCCCGAACGGCTATAACGGCGCCATCGACCTGCTGGTCGGGGTGCTGGCCGATGGCACGGTCAGCGGCGTACGCGTGGTCAGGCACCGCGAAACCCCGGGGCTGGGTGACCCCATCGAAGCGCGCCGCAGCGACTGGATTACGCGCTTCAACGGCCGCGCCCTGGGCGATCCACCGGCCGAGGGCTGGGCAGTGCACCGCGACGGCGGCGAGTTCGACCAGTTCACCGGCGCGACCATCACACCGCGCGCGGTGGTCGCCGCCATCCGCCGCGCACTGGTCTACGAACAGCAGCACCGACAGGCGCTTTACCAGGGGGACGAGGGCAATGAATGA